A single region of the Ferroacidibacillus organovorans genome encodes:
- a CDS encoding MFS transporter, with translation MKFRILAYSVGNLGINLYTQAFATYAVFYYVDRLRVSAALIGLAMAIHGLANAFFNPLIGYLSDRTQSRIGRRMPYMLMGILPFSLTFFFVFHPQWAVPFHADGPQSQLAAFFYFLFSVLTLDMLFVIVALNWTALFPEMYTTLQERAHASSWRQFFGLIGMILGVAMPPVIDSAFGYEAMAALFAGLGFLAFAVSLLGVRESPHAPSSANVPLLRALRLTFWNRAFLTYAGASFFVQLAFVFIISTMPFYTAYVLHATSAQTTLLLSVFFLIAIPCVYIWGAIARRQGAYRSMLASLFLFALALLPFLFISTYSAAIIAILPLGAGIAGVLILLDLLLSDVIDDDEKRSGARREGMYYGVQGFVVRFGITIQALVLTQVLAHSGYVPQRVDQVPHAVFAMKLLLSVTPLSALLIGLLFLWRYPLHGTTWSQAPAGGQAGMHTGC, from the coding sequence GTGAAATTTCGCATCCTTGCGTACAGCGTAGGCAATCTTGGCATCAATCTGTACACCCAGGCGTTTGCAACGTACGCCGTGTTTTACTATGTCGACCGACTGCGCGTGAGCGCGGCGCTCATCGGTCTTGCCATGGCCATTCACGGTTTGGCGAACGCGTTTTTTAACCCGCTGATCGGCTATCTCTCTGATCGCACACAGTCGCGCATCGGGCGGCGCATGCCGTACATGCTCATGGGCATCTTGCCCTTTTCACTGACCTTTTTCTTTGTTTTTCACCCGCAGTGGGCCGTTCCTTTTCACGCTGACGGCCCTCAGTCACAACTCGCGGCCTTCTTCTATTTTTTATTCTCGGTTCTCACGCTTGACATGCTGTTTGTGATCGTCGCGCTCAACTGGACGGCGCTCTTTCCTGAAATGTACACAACGCTTCAAGAGCGAGCGCACGCCTCATCGTGGCGTCAGTTTTTTGGTCTGATCGGCATGATCCTGGGCGTCGCGATGCCCCCGGTCATCGATAGCGCATTCGGGTATGAGGCGATGGCTGCGCTGTTTGCGGGGCTTGGTTTTTTGGCATTTGCAGTGTCGCTGCTCGGCGTTCGCGAATCGCCCCACGCGCCGAGTTCGGCAAATGTTCCGCTCTTGCGCGCACTGCGTCTGACCTTTTGGAATCGCGCGTTTCTTACGTATGCAGGCGCCAGTTTTTTCGTCCAATTGGCGTTTGTTTTTATCATCTCCACCATGCCGTTTTACACGGCGTATGTCCTGCACGCGACGAGTGCGCAGACGACACTGCTGCTTTCTGTGTTTTTTCTCATCGCAATTCCCTGTGTGTATATTTGGGGCGCGATTGCACGGCGGCAAGGGGCGTATCGCAGCATGCTCGCGTCACTTTTTCTTTTTGCGCTGGCGCTTCTCCCTTTTTTATTCATCAGCACTTACAGCGCAGCAATCATCGCAATCCTGCCGCTTGGCGCAGGGATTGCCGGTGTCCTCATTTTGCTTGATCTTTTGCTCTCGGATGTGATCGACGACGATGAAAAGCGTTCTGGCGCGCGGCGCGAAGGGATGTACTATGGTGTGCAGGGATTCGTCGTGCGCTTTGGCATCACCATCCAGGCGCTCGTGCTCACGCAGGTGCTCGCGCACTCAGGATATGTTCCGCAGCGCGTGGATCAGGTTCCGCACGCGGTGTTTGCGATGAAGCTTTTGCTGAGCGTTACGCCGCTTAGCGCGCTTCTCATTGGGCTGCTTTTTCTCTGGCGCTATCCGCTTCACGGGACGACGTGGAGTCAGGCTCCGGCAGGCGGGCAAGCAGGAATGCACACAGGATGCTGA
- a CDS encoding MFS transporter, producing the protein MSQMIFEPNQPAPIQTRFRFPVYFLFAESFFMNLGFFMLIPLLSIHYLSLGLTALFIGNLYAVRILSQQGLQLFGGAIADRLPYRLVILLGSIIRAAGFAMFAVIERGPLLYAAACLFGIGGALFGPAGNAALAALVPEPSRARAFTIRQATSNIGTTVGPVLGAFLVTDHFVLICVVAGLIFALVGVAGMWILPNQKSSEQPPTLRSGVKTIAKNRVFLRFVIYFMGYYLIYQQMYIAIPDILVTLHPPRTALGELFSLEAILEIAVSYPVIAWMNRSAHMRSAPRVMGLGLLIMGGSWLPLVFTVNIATLLAPVVGLSVGSVIALPSRQTYTAALADTSHLATYFGVSSLSMAIGASVGASGGGLLMHTMGHPWHGIASPASLLFALVSILCAFLLARLPEPDSTSSREADSAREKAAQ; encoded by the coding sequence ATGAGCCAGATGATCTTTGAACCAAACCAGCCTGCACCGATTCAGACGCGCTTTCGCTTTCCCGTCTATTTTTTATTTGCCGAATCCTTCTTTATGAATCTCGGTTTCTTTATGTTGATCCCGCTGCTCTCGATTCACTACCTGAGTCTCGGGTTGACCGCGCTTTTTATCGGCAACCTCTACGCCGTGCGGATCTTGTCCCAGCAGGGTCTTCAGCTGTTTGGAGGCGCCATCGCCGACCGCCTTCCATACCGCCTGGTCATCCTCCTTGGCAGCATCATTCGCGCCGCAGGGTTTGCCATGTTCGCCGTGATTGAGCGCGGACCACTGCTCTATGCCGCCGCCTGCCTGTTTGGTATCGGCGGAGCGTTATTTGGCCCTGCCGGAAATGCGGCACTCGCCGCACTTGTGCCAGAGCCCTCGCGCGCACGCGCGTTTACGATCCGCCAAGCCACAAGCAACATTGGCACGACCGTCGGCCCCGTGCTCGGCGCGTTTCTCGTCACCGATCACTTTGTGCTGATCTGCGTCGTCGCGGGTCTGATCTTTGCGCTTGTCGGCGTCGCCGGAATGTGGATTCTTCCGAATCAAAAAAGCTCCGAGCAACCGCCAACGCTTAGGTCCGGTGTGAAGACCATCGCCAAAAATCGCGTCTTCTTGCGCTTTGTCATCTATTTTATGGGCTATTACCTCATCTATCAGCAAATGTACATCGCAATCCCGGACATCCTCGTGACGCTGCATCCTCCGCGCACCGCGCTCGGTGAACTGTTCAGCCTTGAAGCCATCCTTGAGATCGCTGTGTCCTACCCGGTGATCGCCTGGATGAACCGCTCTGCGCACATGCGGTCAGCCCCGCGCGTGATGGGGCTTGGGCTCCTGATCATGGGCGGCAGTTGGCTGCCGCTCGTCTTTACCGTCAATATCGCGACACTTCTTGCGCCGGTCGTCGGTCTTTCCGTCGGTTCGGTCATTGCGCTTCCCAGCCGCCAAACCTACACGGCGGCGCTCGCCGACACAAGCCACCTTGCCACCTATTTTGGCGTGTCGTCTCTCTCCATGGCCATCGGTGCATCCGTTGGCGCAAGCGGCGGCGGATTGCTCATGCACACGATGGGTCATCCGTGGCACGGCATCGCATCGCCTGCCAGTCTTTTGTTCGCGCTCGTCAGCATCCTGTGTGCATTCCTGCTTGCCCGCCTGCCGGAGCCTGACTCCACGTCGTCCCGTGAAGCGGATAGCGCCAGAGAAAAAGCAGCCCAATGA
- the secG gene encoding preprotein translocase subunit SecG gives MLTFAKVLLALSSVLLVTVILLQSGRSAGLGAITGGGNEGGASRRGKGTDPMLARTTSIVAVIFFGASIWIAWLVTH, from the coding sequence TTGTTGACATTTGCGAAGGTGCTGCTCGCACTCTCGAGCGTCCTTCTCGTCACGGTGATTCTCCTTCAGTCCGGACGCAGCGCAGGACTTGGCGCAATTACGGGTGGCGGGAATGAGGGTGGCGCATCCAGGCGCGGCAAAGGGACTGACCCGATGCTGGCGCGCACGACGTCGATTGTTGCGGTAATCTTTTTTGGCGCATCGATCTGGATTGCCTGGCTTGTCACTCACTAA
- the rnr gene encoding ribonuclease R has product MIDREQLLVLMRDEAYRPLMMEELETALGVLGDDPDARAELHALCEEMVQEGYMIRTRTKRYGVPERMDLVVGTLQVKQKGFGFLVPLHKSESDVYIGAADLGGAMDGDRVVARLKKNSGTGRREGEIFRVLKRAHTQIVGVIHTTGSLGFVRSDDKRLPREVVIPADQLNGAVDGHKVVVEITEFPEDVFQSPAGIVREVLGFPHDPGVDILSVIRKFGIPEHFPDEVLQAAESISYDLTEDDLAGRRDLRDEIIVTIDGADAKDLDDAVAVKRVEHGYVLSVHIADVTYYVKENSLLDREAYARGTSVYLVDRVIPMLPPRLSNGICSLHPQVDRLTLTCEMEWDDAMHLVRHDIYPSVIRTTERMTYDAVRDLLEGDASTRERYAALVPFFEGMKELALKLRHRRMERGAVDFDFAETKIRVDEEGRPLDLVRRERSIAEMIIEEFMLAANETVAEHAYWMELPFLYRVHEPPTLEKMMALNEFVHLFGHHLKAAGNIHPRALQDLLAAVRQTPEEVVISHVMLRSMKQARYAAESLGHFGLAAEYYSHFTSPIRRYPDLMIHRILRETIVNGSLSEGRAAYLAAKMPEIAAHTSDRERVAVDAERETDLIKKIEFMRDHVGESFEGMVSGVTGFGLFVQLDNSVEGLIHVSQLADDYYHYDDKQHALIGERTKKRYRIGDRVEVLVQSASKEQMQIEFQLLSAVSGDEVREYRRQGASKKPGMPFSGGPRGKKPGGGRGGKRTDDPNGQGAGRSTGGQRRSAGGKGFGGEREARGGRTAVAEFGRRDPETPDLRYGDRELLPRKGGYAVNKAAPDEQVREERKRDKDLLRQVENLYGVPVKDKVKRRRRKKAPDQV; this is encoded by the coding sequence ATGATCGATCGCGAACAGCTTCTTGTCTTGATGAGAGATGAGGCGTATCGACCTTTAATGATGGAGGAGTTGGAAACGGCGCTCGGCGTTTTGGGCGATGATCCTGACGCGCGCGCAGAACTGCACGCGCTCTGCGAGGAGATGGTGCAGGAAGGGTACATGATCCGCACGCGCACAAAGCGCTATGGCGTGCCGGAGCGCATGGACCTCGTGGTGGGCACGCTTCAGGTCAAACAAAAGGGATTTGGGTTTCTCGTGCCGCTGCACAAGTCGGAATCCGATGTGTACATCGGGGCGGCGGATCTGGGTGGCGCGATGGATGGTGATCGCGTGGTTGCGCGGCTGAAAAAAAACAGCGGCACAGGACGGCGTGAGGGCGAGATTTTTCGCGTCTTAAAGCGCGCGCACACGCAGATTGTCGGGGTCATTCACACGACGGGGAGTCTTGGCTTTGTGCGCTCGGACGATAAGCGCTTGCCGCGGGAGGTCGTCATTCCCGCCGATCAGCTAAACGGCGCAGTGGACGGGCACAAGGTGGTGGTGGAGATCACCGAGTTTCCCGAGGATGTGTTTCAGAGTCCGGCGGGCATTGTGCGCGAGGTGCTCGGGTTTCCGCATGATCCGGGTGTGGACATTCTCTCTGTAATTCGCAAGTTCGGCATTCCGGAACATTTTCCGGATGAGGTGTTGCAGGCGGCGGAATCGATTTCTTACGATCTGACAGAGGACGATCTGGCGGGGCGGCGCGATTTGCGAGATGAGATTATCGTGACGATCGACGGGGCGGATGCGAAGGATCTAGACGATGCGGTCGCGGTGAAGCGGGTGGAGCACGGTTACGTATTGTCGGTACATATTGCGGATGTCACTTACTATGTGAAGGAAAACAGTCTGCTTGATCGCGAGGCATATGCGCGTGGGACGAGTGTATATCTGGTCGATCGCGTGATACCGATGCTTCCGCCGCGACTGTCAAATGGCATTTGTTCGCTCCATCCACAGGTGGACCGCCTGACGCTTACATGCGAGATGGAGTGGGACGATGCGATGCACCTTGTGCGCCACGACATCTATCCGTCTGTCATTCGCACGACAGAGCGGATGACGTATGACGCGGTGCGCGATCTGCTGGAAGGTGACGCGTCGACGCGGGAACGCTATGCTGCGCTCGTGCCGTTTTTTGAAGGGATGAAGGAGCTTGCGTTAAAGCTGCGCCATCGTCGCATGGAGCGCGGCGCGGTTGATTTTGACTTTGCCGAGACGAAGATCCGCGTTGACGAAGAGGGGCGGCCGCTTGATCTTGTGCGGCGAGAGCGAAGCATCGCGGAGATGATCATTGAGGAATTCATGCTTGCGGCGAATGAAACGGTGGCGGAGCACGCCTATTGGATGGAACTCCCGTTTCTCTACCGTGTGCACGAGCCGCCGACGCTTGAGAAGATGATGGCGCTCAATGAGTTTGTTCATCTGTTCGGGCACCACCTCAAGGCGGCGGGCAACATCCACCCGCGCGCGCTGCAGGATCTTCTCGCGGCGGTGCGACAGACGCCAGAGGAAGTGGTGATCAGCCACGTGATGCTGCGGTCGATGAAGCAGGCGCGCTATGCGGCGGAGAGTCTTGGGCACTTTGGTCTCGCGGCGGAATACTATTCGCATTTCACATCGCCGATTCGCCGCTACCCTGATCTGATGATCCATCGCATTTTGCGGGAAACGATCGTAAACGGGAGTTTGTCCGAGGGGCGTGCCGCGTATCTGGCGGCGAAGATGCCGGAGATTGCCGCGCACACGTCGGATCGCGAGCGAGTGGCGGTGGATGCGGAGCGAGAGACGGATCTGATCAAAAAGATCGAGTTTATGCGGGATCACGTGGGTGAGTCGTTTGAAGGCATGGTGTCGGGGGTCACCGGGTTTGGTCTGTTTGTGCAGTTGGATAACTCGGTTGAAGGGCTGATCCATGTCAGTCAGTTGGCGGATGACTATTATCACTATGACGATAAGCAGCACGCGCTGATCGGTGAACGCACGAAAAAGCGCTACCGAATCGGGGATCGTGTGGAGGTGCTGGTACAGTCGGCAAGCAAGGAGCAGATGCAGATCGAGTTTCAACTGCTGTCGGCGGTGTCGGGTGATGAAGTGCGCGAGTACCGGCGGCAGGGTGCGTCAAAAAAGCCGGGGATGCCGTTTTCAGGCGGGCCGCGCGGGAAGAAGCCGGGGGGTGGCCGTGGCGGGAAAAGAACGGATGATCCAAACGGACAGGGAGCGGGGCGGTCAACGGGCGGGCAGCGACGCTCTGCAGGCGGCAAGGGGTTTGGCGGTGAGCGCGAGGCGCGCGGTGGTAGAACTGCTGTGGCCGAGTTTGGACGCCGGGATCCGGAGACGCCAGATCTTCGCTATGGTGATCGGGAACTTCTGCCGCGCAAGGGCGGGTATGCTGTGAACAAGGCGGCGCCAGATGAACAGGTGCGCGAAGAGCGCAAGCGGGATAAGGATCTGCTGCGTCAGGTGGAGAATTTGTACGGTGTGCCTGTCAAGGACAAGGTGAAGCGGCGAAGAAGGAAGAAGGCGCCAGATCAGGTCTGA
- a CDS encoding carbohydrate kinase family protein gives MALRRVIALGEALIDFSALEDNVPLREVSGFARNPGGAPANVAVGVARMGVASQFVGCVGDDPFGHYLIEAMRAYGVDGAHTHTVAEQTSLAFVARNEGDPDFFFVRHPGADVMLRDEHVANISLDAEACLHFGTNSLAEDPIASTLRNLVTRAREAEAIVSFDVNLRPVFWRDLYAALAAAREMMTRADLLKVNRAELLWLTGEQDVERALLALVAQVPGTVLCTLGEGGVRARRADGLDVRVAANRVACVDATGAGDSLIAAVLSVLARRGVGRAELGKLSRGEWEAVLRFASAAAAINIGRLGAMNAMATYAETEAFLEMTVRPS, from the coding sequence ATGGCTTTGCGACGGGTGATCGCGTTGGGTGAGGCGCTGATCGATTTTTCGGCGTTGGAGGATAATGTGCCTCTGCGGGAGGTTTCTGGATTCGCGCGCAATCCGGGCGGAGCGCCGGCAAACGTTGCGGTGGGTGTGGCGCGTATGGGTGTTGCGTCACAGTTTGTGGGATGTGTGGGAGATGATCCGTTTGGCCACTATTTGATTGAGGCGATGCGCGCGTATGGTGTGGATGGGGCGCACACGCATACGGTGGCAGAACAGACGTCTCTTGCTTTTGTGGCGCGAAATGAAGGGGATCCGGACTTTTTCTTTGTGCGGCATCCAGGGGCGGACGTGATGCTGCGGGATGAGCATGTGGCGAACATTTCGCTCGATGCGGAAGCCTGTCTTCATTTTGGCACGAACTCACTGGCGGAAGACCCCATTGCCTCGACGCTGCGAAACCTCGTGACGCGTGCGCGGGAGGCGGAGGCGATCGTGAGCTTTGATGTGAATCTGCGCCCTGTTTTCTGGCGTGATCTGTACGCAGCGCTTGCCGCGGCCCGCGAGATGATGACACGCGCGGATCTGTTGAAGGTGAACCGCGCCGAATTGTTGTGGCTGACGGGGGAGCAGGATGTGGAGCGGGCGCTTTTGGCGCTTGTCGCACAAGTGCCGGGGACGGTGCTCTGCACGCTTGGCGAGGGTGGTGTGCGTGCGCGGCGTGCAGACGGGCTTGATGTGCGTGTCGCCGCGAATCGCGTGGCGTGTGTTGACGCGACAGGCGCTGGAGATTCGCTGATTGCGGCGGTGCTTTCGGTGCTTGCGCGAAGAGGTGTGGGGCGCGCAGAACTTGGGAAACTTTCGCGCGGGGAGTGGGAGGCTGTGTTGCGGTTTGCCTCGGCGGCGGCGGCGATCAACATTGGCCGGCTCGGTGCGATGAACGCGATGGCGACGTATGCGGAGACGGAGGCTTTTTTAGAAATGACGGTTCGTCCGTCGTAG
- the pckA gene encoding phosphoenolpyruvate carboxykinase (ATP) produces MIDSLITDRLTSTLDASLSYFNLSVAELTEHAIRRNEAIVTKDGALRATTGKFTGRSPKDKYVVVDETTENTVHWGAVNQRLSESTFLRLYNQALSFLATNPSYVFDGFAGADPAVRMPIRVVTEYAWHNLFAKQLFIRPSADEVSTHTSGFTVIDIPALKADPTRDGTNSETCVAISFKHRTVLILGTEYAGEMKKSIFTALNFTLPAQDILPMHCSANTTEDGRVALFFGLSGTGKTTLSADPERLLIGDDEHGWSARGVFNFEGGCYAKCINLNPKLEPQIFSAIRFGTVLENVVVDPKTREPDYDSSELTENTRAAYPVEYIPGALLEGVGNHPRTIVFLTADASGVLPPIAKLTKEQAMYHFLSGYTSKLAGTERGVTQPEPTFSACFGGPFLPLHPRAYATMLGERIEKHQTSVFLVNTGWSGGPYGVGSRMKLSYTRAMVNAALRGDLDHAEYVSDPVFGLAIPAEIDGIPSELLQPRETWSDPVTYDTAARELAAQFEANFKKFTEQGIDPSILSGGPVATRNRA; encoded by the coding sequence ATGATCGATTCTCTAATCACCGATCGACTCACATCAACCCTCGACGCATCTCTATCCTACTTCAATCTCTCCGTCGCTGAACTCACAGAACACGCGATTCGCCGCAATGAAGCGATTGTAACAAAAGATGGCGCACTTCGCGCAACGACTGGAAAATTTACCGGACGCTCCCCCAAAGACAAGTATGTCGTCGTTGATGAAACCACAGAGAACACCGTTCACTGGGGCGCTGTCAATCAAAGATTGTCCGAGTCAACCTTCCTGCGCCTCTATAACCAGGCGCTCAGCTTTCTCGCCACAAACCCGTCCTACGTCTTCGACGGTTTTGCCGGGGCCGATCCGGCTGTACGGATGCCGATTCGCGTTGTGACAGAATACGCCTGGCACAATTTGTTTGCAAAACAGCTCTTTATCCGTCCATCCGCCGATGAAGTGAGCACGCACACATCCGGTTTCACCGTCATTGACATCCCCGCATTGAAAGCGGATCCAACACGCGATGGTACAAATTCTGAGACGTGCGTGGCGATCTCCTTCAAACACCGCACCGTGCTCATTCTCGGAACAGAGTATGCAGGTGAGATGAAAAAGTCGATCTTCACCGCACTCAATTTCACGCTGCCAGCGCAAGACATTTTGCCGATGCACTGTTCTGCGAATACTACAGAAGACGGCCGCGTCGCCCTTTTCTTCGGCCTCTCCGGCACCGGGAAAACCACCCTCTCGGCCGATCCCGAACGCCTGCTCATCGGCGACGACGAACACGGCTGGTCCGCACGCGGTGTGTTCAACTTTGAGGGCGGTTGCTATGCAAAATGCATCAACCTGAATCCCAAACTCGAGCCACAGATCTTCAGCGCCATCCGCTTTGGTACCGTGCTTGAAAACGTGGTGGTCGATCCGAAAACGCGCGAGCCGGATTATGATTCGTCAGAGCTAACCGAAAACACCCGCGCCGCCTATCCCGTAGAGTATATCCCAGGCGCCCTTCTAGAAGGTGTCGGCAATCACCCGCGCACGATCGTTTTTCTCACCGCAGACGCGTCTGGCGTCCTGCCGCCAATCGCAAAACTCACCAAAGAACAGGCGATGTACCACTTTCTCTCAGGCTATACGAGCAAACTCGCCGGCACAGAGCGCGGTGTGACACAGCCTGAACCGACATTCTCCGCATGCTTTGGCGGTCCCTTTCTCCCGCTTCACCCGCGCGCGTATGCCACCATGCTCGGCGAGCGCATCGAGAAGCACCAGACTTCCGTGTTCCTCGTCAACACCGGATGGAGCGGCGGTCCGTACGGTGTTGGTTCGCGCATGAAGCTCTCGTATACGCGGGCGATGGTCAACGCGGCGCTGCGCGGCGATCTTGATCACGCTGAATACGTTAGCGATCCCGTGTTCGGCCTCGCCATTCCAGCCGAGATTGACGGCATCCCAAGCGAGCTTTTGCAGCCGCGCGAAACGTGGTCCGATCCCGTCACGTATGACACCGCCGCGCGCGAACTCGCCGCGCAATTTGAAGCGAACTTCAAAAAATTCACCGAACAGGGTATCGATCCATCGATCCTGTCCGGCGGCCCCGTCGCTACGCGCAATCGCGCGTAG
- the smpB gene encoding SsrA-binding protein SmpB has translation MAASHDNGKERGGEKVVAQNKKATHDYFIEDTFEAGIALTGTEIKSIRAGKANLRDSYARVEHGEVYLHNLHISPYEAGNRFNHDPMRTRKLLLRRAEIRKLIGATRESGYSLVPLKMYLRGGFCKVHLALAKGKKNYDKRHAIAERDAKRDMAREFRERQKG, from the coding sequence ATGGCAGCCTCACATGATAATGGAAAAGAACGCGGCGGAGAAAAGGTGGTCGCCCAGAATAAAAAGGCGACACATGATTATTTTATTGAAGATACCTTTGAGGCAGGGATCGCGCTGACTGGCACGGAGATCAAATCCATCCGCGCCGGGAAAGCCAATTTGCGCGACAGTTATGCGCGCGTCGAACATGGGGAAGTCTATCTTCATAACCTGCACATCAGCCCCTACGAGGCGGGCAATCGCTTCAATCACGACCCGATGAGAACGCGCAAGCTTTTGCTGCGGCGAGCGGAGATTCGCAAGCTGATCGGCGCGACGCGCGAGTCGGGATATTCTTTGGTGCCGCTCAAGATGTACCTGCGTGGCGGATTCTGCAAGGTGCATCTGGCGCTTGCAAAGGGGAAGAAGAACTACGACAAGCGGCACGCGATCGCAGAGCGGGACGCGAAGCGCGACATGGCGCGGGAGTTTCGAGAACGGCAGAAGGGTTGA